Proteins encoded in a region of the Photobacterium angustum genome:
- a CDS encoding flavin prenyltransferase UbiX, giving the protein MTDKRITLAWTGASGAPYGLRLLECLLAADYQVYLLISSAARVVLATEHGLKLSASPDKAREQLAAHLQGNADKLTVCGKDDWFSPVASGSAAPKQMVVCPCSAGSLASIAYGMSENLIERAADVVVKERGQLVLVVRETPFSTIHLENMLKLSQIGVTIMPAAPGFYHQPQSIDDLIDFMVARILDHLGVKQGLVPRWGYDQRA; this is encoded by the coding sequence ATGACAGATAAACGTATAACGCTAGCATGGACAGGCGCATCGGGTGCACCTTACGGACTACGTTTATTAGAATGTTTATTAGCGGCTGATTATCAGGTGTATTTATTGATTTCATCCGCGGCACGTGTGGTTTTAGCGACAGAGCATGGTTTGAAGCTATCAGCATCACCTGATAAAGCACGAGAGCAATTAGCGGCTCATCTGCAGGGTAATGCTGATAAATTAACTGTGTGTGGTAAAGATGATTGGTTTTCTCCTGTTGCGTCTGGCTCTGCAGCACCAAAGCAAATGGTTGTTTGCCCGTGCTCGGCTGGCTCCTTAGCTTCTATTGCTTACGGTATGTCAGAAAATCTGATTGAGCGTGCTGCTGACGTAGTGGTTAAAGAACGCGGTCAACTGGTGCTGGTGGTCCGTGAAACACCATTTTCGACTATTCATTTAGAAAATATGCTCAAGCTTTCTCAGATTGGGGTGACTATCATGCCAGCCGCACCGGGTTTTTATCATCAACCACAATCGATTGATGATTTAATTGATTTTATGGTCGCAAGGATCTTGGATCATTTAGGTGTTAAGCAAGGCTTAGTCCCGAGATGGGGATATGACCAACGCGCATAA
- a CDS encoding TAXI family TRAP transporter solute-binding subunit, whose translation MTLKKRMILGLFSLSCYFIASTAYAQRFITIGTGPINGVYYPAGGAICKLVNQGRQQHNLRCLVESTTGSIYNINKLKDKQFEFSVVQSDWQFHGYNGTSQFKDQGPYSKMRAIFSLHDEPFNIIVRKDSGINDLDDLKGKRINIGESGSGDRATMEIVMDSLGWTHSDFKLISIPAAERSEALCNNEIDAYIYLVGHPNGAIKEAAVYCNAKLIPTTGANIEKIIADHPFYTKSMTPHGFYKGIKEDTESFGVSATLISSTDVSEEIVYALTKSIFSNFDTFKRLHPAFANLTKAGMLQNGLSVPFHPGAIRYYQEAGFLPPNEQY comes from the coding sequence ATGACATTAAAAAAAAGAATGATACTTGGGCTATTTAGTTTAAGTTGTTATTTCATCGCATCGACAGCATACGCCCAACGTTTTATCACGATAGGAACAGGGCCTATCAATGGTGTTTATTACCCTGCAGGCGGTGCGATTTGTAAATTAGTGAATCAAGGACGACAGCAACATAATCTGCGTTGTTTGGTTGAATCAACCACCGGCTCTATCTACAACATTAATAAACTCAAAGATAAACAATTTGAATTTAGTGTTGTTCAATCTGATTGGCAGTTTCATGGCTATAACGGTACGAGCCAATTTAAAGACCAAGGTCCTTATAGCAAGATGAGAGCCATCTTTTCGCTACATGATGAGCCTTTTAATATTATTGTTCGTAAAGATTCAGGTATAAATGATCTTGATGATCTTAAAGGAAAACGGATCAATATTGGTGAGTCAGGATCAGGCGATCGAGCTACAATGGAAATTGTTATGGATAGCCTTGGTTGGACGCATTCTGATTTTAAGCTTATCTCGATCCCTGCCGCGGAACGCTCAGAAGCATTATGTAATAACGAAATTGATGCCTATATTTATCTTGTTGGTCACCCAAACGGAGCAATAAAAGAAGCCGCAGTCTATTGTAATGCTAAATTAATTCCGACCACTGGGGCTAATATCGAAAAGATCATTGCAGATCATCCTTTTTATACTAAATCAATGACTCCTCACGGTTTTTATAAGGGGATTAAAGAGGATACTGAAAGCTTTGGTGTGTCAGCGACTTTAATTTCAAGTACAGATGTTTCTGAAGAAATCGTTTATGCATTAACAAAATCAATTTTTAGTAATTTTGATACATTTAAGAGACTTCACCCAGCTTTTGCCAATTTAACTAAAGCAGGCATGCTCCAAAACGGATTATCGGTTCCTTTCCATCCAGGCGCTATTCGTTATTATCAAGAGGCAGGATTTCTGCCCCCTAACGAGCAATATTAA
- the argR gene encoding transcriptional regulator ArgR, producing the protein MRNSDKQERLVKAFKLILKEEKFSSQGEIVDTLKAQGFDNINQSKVSRMLTKFGAVRTRNAKMEMVYCLPVELGVPTTSSPLKDLVMDVGYNSALVVIHTGPGAAQVIARLLDSLGKAEGILGVVAGDDTIFITPTSSVTAEELYDSVCELFDYSK; encoded by the coding sequence ATGCGAAATTCAGATAAACAAGAGCGCTTAGTAAAAGCGTTTAAACTAATTCTAAAAGAAGAAAAATTCAGTTCTCAAGGTGAGATTGTTGATACGTTGAAAGCGCAAGGTTTCGATAATATCAACCAGTCTAAAGTTTCTCGTATGCTGACGAAGTTCGGTGCAGTACGTACACGCAATGCAAAAATGGAAATGGTGTATTGTTTACCTGTTGAACTCGGCGTACCCACAACAAGCAGTCCATTAAAAGATCTTGTCATGGATGTAGGCTACAACAGCGCACTTGTTGTTATTCACACAGGTCCTGGTGCGGCACAAGTGATTGCTCGCTTATTAGATTCTTTAGGTAAAGCCGAAGGCATCCTTGGCGTAGTAGCGGGTGATGATACGATCTTTATTACACCAACTAGCAGCGTAACAGCAGAAGAGCTTTACGATTCTGTTTGTGAGCTATTTGATTACAGCAAGTAA
- the mdh gene encoding malate dehydrogenase produces MKVAVIGAAGGIGQALALLLKNHLPAGSDLALYDIAPVTPGVAADLSHIPTPVSIKGYAGEDPTPALEGADVVLISAGVARKPGMDRADLFNVNAGIVKSLAEKIAVVCPDACIGIITNPVNTTVPIAADVLKKAGVYNKRKLFGITTLDVIRSETFVAELKGKSPCDIRVPVIGGHSGVTILPLLSQVEGVEFTDEEVKALTPRIQNAGTEVVEAKAGGGSATLSMGQAACRFGLSLVRALQGEQGVVECAYVEGDGQHARFFAQPVLLGKDGIEEVMDYGSLSDFEQSAMESMLDTLKGDITLGEEFAAK; encoded by the coding sequence ATGAAAGTTGCTGTAATTGGCGCTGCTGGTGGTATCGGTCAAGCTCTTGCTCTGCTATTAAAAAACCATCTTCCAGCAGGTTCAGATCTTGCTCTATATGACATTGCACCAGTAACACCTGGTGTTGCAGCCGATCTTAGCCATATCCCGACCCCTGTATCTATTAAAGGTTATGCAGGTGAAGATCCTACTCCAGCATTAGAAGGCGCAGACGTTGTCCTTATTTCTGCAGGTGTAGCGCGTAAACCGGGTATGGATCGCGCTGATCTTTTCAATGTAAATGCCGGTATTGTTAAATCACTAGCAGAAAAAATTGCTGTGGTATGTCCTGATGCTTGTATTGGTATTATTACTAACCCTGTAAATACAACAGTGCCTATCGCAGCTGATGTACTTAAAAAAGCAGGTGTATACAACAAGCGTAAGCTGTTCGGTATTACAACACTTGATGTTATCCGCTCTGAGACGTTTGTTGCTGAATTAAAAGGTAAATCGCCTTGTGATATTCGTGTTCCAGTAATTGGTGGTCACTCTGGTGTGACTATTTTACCGTTGCTATCACAAGTTGAAGGTGTTGAGTTTACTGATGAAGAAGTAAAAGCATTAACACCACGTATTCAAAATGCAGGTACTGAAGTCGTTGAAGCAAAAGCGGGTGGTGGTTCAGCAACCTTGTCTATGGGTCAAGCGGCATGTCGTTTTGGTTTATCGCTAGTACGTGCATTACAAGGTGAGCAAGGTGTTGTTGAATGTGCTTACGTTGAAGGTGATGGCCAGCATGCACGATTCTTCGCACAACCTGTACTATTGGGTAAAGATGGTATTGAAGAAGTAATGGATTACGGTTCATTAAGTGACTTTGAGCAATCAGCGATGGAAAGCATGCTAGATACGCTTAAAGGCGATATTACTTTAGGTGAAGAGTTCGCTGCAAAGTAA
- the ispB gene encoding octaprenyl diphosphate synthase: protein MDFKAIQALTANDMAEVDAKIQAQLNSDVVLINQLGFYIVSSGGKRLRPMLAVLAARALSYDGDKHTTAAAFIEFIHTATLLHDDVVDESNMRRGKETANAAFGNAASVLVGDYIYTRSFQMMTSLRSLKILDIMSEATNVIAEGEVLQLMNCNDPNTTEDSYMQVIYSKTARLFEASTQIAAIIAQAPAEIELALQEYGRYLGTAFQLIDDVLDYIADGKEMGKNVGDDLAEGKPTLPLLHAMHHGNTEQSTMIREAIEKANGMEKLDAILAAMHEHGSLEYTQQRAEEEAEKAIAALAPIADSEYKEALVALAHMAVQRNK from the coding sequence ATGGATTTCAAAGCTATCCAAGCGCTCACCGCCAACGATATGGCCGAGGTCGACGCGAAGATACAAGCACAACTTAACTCAGATGTTGTGCTTATCAATCAACTAGGTTTCTACATTGTCAGTAGCGGTGGCAAACGTCTACGCCCAATGCTAGCAGTTTTAGCTGCACGAGCTTTGAGCTATGACGGCGATAAACACACAACAGCTGCTGCTTTTATTGAATTTATTCATACAGCAACGTTATTGCACGATGATGTTGTCGATGAATCAAACATGCGTCGCGGCAAAGAAACGGCTAACGCAGCGTTTGGTAATGCTGCCAGTGTTTTAGTCGGTGACTACATTTACACACGTTCATTTCAAATGATGACAAGCCTACGATCTTTAAAGATCCTCGACATCATGAGTGAAGCAACCAATGTGATCGCTGAAGGTGAAGTTCTACAATTAATGAATTGTAATGATCCTAACACCACCGAAGATAGCTACATGCAAGTTATCTATTCAAAAACAGCACGCTTGTTTGAAGCTTCAACTCAAATCGCAGCCATTATTGCTCAAGCACCTGCTGAAATTGAGTTAGCACTTCAAGAATACGGTCGTTATTTAGGTACTGCATTCCAACTTATCGACGATGTATTAGATTACATTGCAGATGGTAAAGAAATGGGGAAAAACGTCGGTGACGATTTAGCTGAAGGCAAACCAACCTTACCACTGCTCCATGCTATGCATCATGGTAATACCGAGCAATCAACCATGATTCGCGAAGCTATTGAAAAAGCAAATGGGATGGAAAAGCTTGATGCTATTTTAGCTGCGATGCACGAGCATGGTTCACTAGAGTACACTCAACAACGTGCAGAAGAAGAAGCAGAAAAAGCCATTGCGGCTTTAGCACCGATTGCAGACTCTGAGTACAAAGAAGCCTTAGTTGCACTAGCACACATGGCTGTACAGCGTAATAAATAA
- the rplU gene encoding 50S ribosomal protein L21 produces the protein MYAVFQSGGKQHRVSEGQTLRLEKLDAETGASIEFDSVLLVANGEEVSVGAPFVAGGKVTAEVVTHGRGDKVKIVKFRRRKHSRKQMGHRQWFTEVKITGISA, from the coding sequence ATGTACGCTGTTTTCCAAAGTGGTGGTAAACAACACCGTGTAAGCGAAGGCCAAACCTTACGCTTAGAAAAACTAGACGCTGAAACTGGCGCTAGCATTGAATTTGACTCAGTACTTTTAGTAGCTAATGGCGAAGAAGTATCTGTAGGCGCACCTTTTGTGGCTGGCGGTAAAGTAACTGCTGAAGTTGTTACTCACGGTCGTGGCGATAAAGTTAAAATCGTTAAGTTCCGTCGTCGTAAGCACTCTCGTAAGCAAATGGGCCACCGTCAGTGGTTCACTGAAGTCAAAATTACTGGCATCAGCGCTTAA
- the rpmA gene encoding 50S ribosomal protein L27, with protein sequence MAHKKAGGSTNNGRDSESKRLGVKRFGGESVLAGNIIVRQRGTKFHAGNNVGLGKDHTLFALSDGKVKFEVKGPKNRKFVSIEAE encoded by the coding sequence ATGGCACACAAAAAAGCTGGCGGTTCTACTAATAACGGTCGCGATTCAGAAAGCAAACGCCTAGGTGTTAAGCGTTTTGGTGGCGAATCAGTTCTAGCAGGTAACATCATCGTTCGTCAACGTGGTACTAAGTTCCACGCAGGCAACAATGTTGGCCTAGGTAAAGACCACACTCTATTCGCTCTATCTGATGGTAAAGTGAAGTTCGAAGTTAAAGGTCCTAAGAACCGTAAATTCGTATCTATCGAAGCTGAATAA
- a CDS encoding DMT family transporter, translated as MRDRGPMIGFFLALTTAVFWGALPIAMKQAVEVMDPFTIVWYRFITASVGLGLLLSWKKQLPTISNLGRAGGLVLLIASIGLAGNFVLFNSSLKYLNPPVVQVIIQLAPVGLLVTSAWVFKEKLAKHQIIGVICLLAGLLLFFNERLIELFTSFSGYTLGVSLAVAAAIVWVIYGLAQKWLLKQFTSAQILLMIYVICALILTPVAQPEQIYAMDNRQLAMLAFCCINTLVGYGAFAEAMSRWQASQVSAVITLTPLFTILFVDLASLALPQYVAPVTLNIWGYLGAMVVVSGAICCAIGHKFIRQHK; from the coding sequence ATGCGCGATCGTGGCCCTATGATCGGCTTTTTCCTCGCATTAACAACGGCAGTCTTCTGGGGCGCGTTACCAATTGCGATGAAGCAAGCTGTTGAAGTGATGGACCCTTTCACTATTGTTTGGTATCGCTTTATTACGGCATCTGTCGGTTTAGGTTTATTATTAAGCTGGAAAAAGCAGTTACCAACAATTTCAAATTTAGGCCGAGCTGGTGGGCTAGTGTTACTGATTGCAAGTATTGGTCTTGCGGGTAACTTTGTCCTGTTTAATAGTTCGCTAAAATATCTTAATCCACCTGTGGTACAGGTTATTATTCAATTAGCTCCAGTGGGCTTATTGGTGACCAGTGCATGGGTATTTAAAGAAAAGCTTGCTAAGCACCAGATTATTGGTGTGATTTGTTTACTGGCTGGCTTACTACTGTTTTTTAATGAACGCTTAATTGAGTTATTTACCAGTTTTTCTGGTTATACTTTAGGTGTGAGTTTAGCTGTGGCGGCTGCTATTGTGTGGGTGATATATGGCCTTGCACAGAAGTGGTTATTAAAGCAATTTACATCAGCACAAATTTTGCTGATGATCTATGTGATCTGTGCTTTGATCCTTACGCCAGTAGCGCAACCAGAACAAATCTATGCAATGGATAATCGTCAACTTGCGATGTTGGCATTCTGTTGTATTAATACGCTTGTTGGCTATGGTGCTTTCGCTGAAGCGATGTCACGCTGGCAAGCCTCACAAGTGAGTGCAGTGATCACACTGACTCCTTTGTTTACGATATTATTTGTCGATCTTGCGAGCCTTGCTCTACCACAATACGTTGCGCCAGTAACGTTGAACATCTGGGGTTACCTTGGTGCGATGGTGGTGGTAAGTGGTGCGATATGCTGTGCTATAGGCCATAAATTTATTCGCCAGCACAAATAA
- the cgtA gene encoding Obg family GTPase CgtA, producing MKFIDEAVIKVDAGDGGNGVVSFRTEKYIPKGGPDGGDGGDGGDVYLFADENFNTLIDYRFERFHAAERGENGRGGNCTGKRGADKILTVPVGTRAVDDDTGEVIADLTEHGMKVMVAKGGFHGLGNTRFKSSVNRAPRQKTMGSLGEVRHLRLELLLLADVGMLGLPNAGKSTFIRSVSAAKPKVADYPFTTLVPSLGVVRVDAERNFVVADIPGLIEGAADGAGLGIRFLKHLERCRVLLHMIDLLPADGSDPVENAFTIINELEQYSDKLGNKPRWIVFNKADLLDEEEAQEKMTEVLEALAWEDKYYSISALNRTGTKELTYDLMEAIDAMPKIKYEPEEKEDKVDFKWDDYHAEQIKKAQDEDDDDDWDDWNEDDYDVEIIYKP from the coding sequence ATGAAGTTTATAGATGAAGCAGTTATCAAAGTTGATGCCGGTGACGGCGGTAACGGCGTAGTGAGTTTTCGTACTGAAAAGTACATTCCTAAAGGTGGCCCTGATGGCGGTGATGGTGGTGACGGCGGTGACGTTTACCTATTTGCTGATGAAAACTTTAACACCTTGATCGATTATCGTTTTGAACGTTTCCATGCGGCAGAGCGTGGTGAAAATGGTCGTGGTGGTAACTGTACGGGTAAGCGTGGTGCCGATAAAATACTGACAGTTCCTGTAGGTACACGTGCAGTTGATGACGATACTGGTGAAGTGATTGCCGATCTGACTGAACACGGCATGAAAGTGATGGTTGCTAAAGGCGGTTTCCACGGCCTAGGTAACACCCGTTTTAAATCATCTGTAAACCGCGCACCTCGTCAAAAGACAATGGGTAGTTTAGGTGAAGTTCGTCATCTTCGTCTAGAATTGCTGCTTTTGGCTGATGTAGGTATGTTAGGTTTACCTAACGCAGGTAAATCGACCTTTATTCGCTCTGTATCGGCAGCTAAGCCGAAAGTAGCGGATTACCCATTCACTACGTTAGTACCAAGCTTAGGTGTTGTACGTGTTGATGCAGAGCGTAATTTCGTTGTTGCTGATATTCCGGGTCTTATTGAAGGTGCGGCAGACGGTGCTGGTTTAGGTATTCGTTTCCTTAAGCACTTAGAGCGTTGTCGTGTATTACTACACATGATTGATCTACTGCCTGCTGATGGCTCTGATCCGGTAGAAAATGCATTCACTATCATCAATGAGCTTGAGCAATACAGTGATAAATTAGGCAATAAGCCGCGTTGGATTGTATTTAACAAAGCTGACTTACTTGATGAAGAAGAAGCACAAGAGAAAATGACTGAAGTATTAGAAGCCCTTGCTTGGGAAGATAAGTACTACAGTATCTCTGCACTAAACCGTACTGGTACGAAAGAGCTAACGTATGATCTTATGGAAGCGATTGATGCTATGCCTAAGATCAAATACGAGCCTGAAGAGAAAGAAGATAAAGTTGACTTCAAGTGGGATGATTACCACGCTGAGCAAATTAAGAAAGCGCAGGATGAAGACGACGATGATGATTGGGATGATTGGAATGAAGATGATTACGATGTTGAAATCATCTACAAGCCATAA
- a CDS encoding threonine/serine ThrE exporter family protein, translating into MATHKDGTIPQLSESDQRDITRLVISAGQRLLQHGAESTLVADVTRRLGLALGVESVEVSLSASSMVISTRHQGSCITTTRRCQDSGINMQIVTDIQRICILTERGLLDRHDVHHKLEQIQPQRYHRLLVIIMIGLSCASFSRLAGGDWPVFFLTFLASSIGMFVRQEIAHCHFNPLINFAFTAFVTTLISGFGQVYQIGDKPFLAMASSVLMLVPGFPLINAVADMVKGYPSMGLARWTMASLLTLAACIGIVAAMNVLDVWGWLL; encoded by the coding sequence ATGGCAACTCATAAGGACGGTACTATTCCTCAACTCTCAGAGTCTGACCAAAGAGATATAACACGGCTTGTGATATCTGCAGGTCAACGTCTTTTACAACATGGCGCAGAAAGTACCTTAGTGGCTGATGTGACACGTCGACTTGGTTTGGCACTTGGGGTTGAAAGTGTTGAGGTATCATTATCTGCTAGTTCGATGGTGATCAGTACACGTCATCAGGGAAGTTGTATTACGACCACGCGGCGTTGCCAAGATAGTGGGATCAATATGCAGATCGTGACGGACATTCAACGGATCTGTATTTTAACTGAGCGTGGACTGCTTGATCGTCATGATGTTCACCACAAATTAGAACAAATTCAACCTCAGCGTTATCACCGCTTATTGGTGATTATTATGATTGGTCTATCATGTGCTTCTTTTAGTCGCTTAGCCGGGGGAGATTGGCCGGTTTTTTTCCTGACTTTTCTCGCTTCATCTATTGGTATGTTTGTTCGCCAAGAGATTGCACATTGTCATTTTAATCCTTTGATTAATTTTGCTTTCACCGCTTTTGTTACCACGTTAATTTCAGGTTTTGGACAAGTTTATCAAATTGGTGATAAACCTTTTTTAGCGATGGCTTCTTCTGTACTGATGTTGGTACCGGGTTTTCCATTAATCAATGCCGTTGCTGATATGGTAAAAGGTTACCCTTCAATGGGGTTAGCAAGGTGGACGATGGCGAGTTTATTAACGCTTGCCGCTTGTATTGGCATTGTTGCCGCGATGAATGTGCTGGATGTGTGGGGATGGTTACTATGA
- a CDS encoding threonine/serine exporter family protein produces MNDLISLMLALGNDMFFAMIPAVGFALVFNVPLKALKYCAIGGALGHGSRFLLMHWGMPIEWATFAAATLVGMIGVHWSHRFLAHPKVFTVAAMIPMVPGVFTYKAMIAIVEINHRGFSMELWGVMVENLLKAIFIVAALAIGLAMPGLLFYRRRPVV; encoded by the coding sequence ATGAATGATCTGATCTCACTAATGCTGGCGCTAGGCAATGACATGTTTTTCGCTATGATCCCAGCTGTTGGTTTTGCATTAGTTTTTAATGTCCCACTAAAAGCACTGAAATATTGTGCCATTGGAGGAGCATTAGGGCATGGCTCCCGTTTTCTTTTAATGCATTGGGGAATGCCTATTGAGTGGGCTACATTTGCAGCAGCTACTCTTGTTGGTATGATTGGTGTGCATTGGTCACATCGCTTTTTAGCTCACCCTAAAGTCTTTACTGTAGCAGCAATGATCCCTATGGTTCCTGGCGTTTTTACTTATAAAGCAATGATTGCGATTGTTGAAATTAATCATCGTGGTTTTTCAATGGAATTATGGGGAGTGATGGTTGAGAATTTGCTTAAAGCGATCTTTATTGTTGCTGCATTAGCCATTGGGTTAGCTATGCCGGGATTATTGTTTTATCGCCGTCGACCTGTGGTGTAA
- the folA gene encoding type 3 dihydrofolate reductase, translating into MKISMIAAMAHDRVIGKENAMPWHLPADFAWFKQCTLGKPVVMGRKTFESIGRPLPGRHNIVITRTPEFHAEGITVVSDIEAAIQAAGDVEEVMIIGGGSIYQACLPKANCLYLTFIDANLDGDTRFPEWGEGWHQVKSEHYTADEKNAYAMDFTVLERN; encoded by the coding sequence ATGAAGATCAGCATGATCGCCGCAATGGCGCATGATCGAGTAATTGGCAAAGAAAATGCGATGCCATGGCATTTACCCGCTGATTTTGCTTGGTTTAAGCAATGTACTTTAGGAAAGCCTGTGGTCATGGGGCGCAAAACGTTTGAGTCTATTGGTCGCCCGCTTCCAGGTCGTCATAACATTGTGATCACCCGTACCCCTGAGTTTCATGCCGAAGGGATCACTGTTGTGAGCGATATAGAAGCTGCAATACAAGCCGCTGGTGATGTAGAAGAAGTAATGATCATCGGTGGTGGTAGTATTTACCAAGCGTGTTTACCAAAAGCGAATTGTCTTTATTTAACGTTTATTGATGCTAACTTAGACGGTGATACACGTTTCCCTGAATGGGGAGAGGGGTGGCATCAAGTGAAGTCTGAGCATTATACAGCAGATGAAAAAAATGCTTATGCGATGGACTTTACGGTACTTGAACGCAATTAA